The following proteins come from a genomic window of Paenibacillus sp. CAA11:
- a CDS encoding NTF2 fold immunity protein — translation MGFMDGWEELFAEQERERDRLRVNQITVKVNFKKKSRNKVHQKETTIEYGLVERDMDDENLIGRYELYFAERDTLIQNDRVGEGISFGELPDEHAAAKAIFRFLAEQCASILEESPFAISYNPVAEAWIIEGTLPPGHLGGVTYIALAKETGKLLMMYGTR, via the coding sequence ATGGGTTTTATGGATGGTTGGGAGGAATTATTCGCAGAACAGGAGCGGGAACGAGATCGGCTTCGCGTGAATCAAATCACTGTAAAAGTCAACTTTAAGAAGAAGAGTAGAAACAAGGTCCACCAAAAGGAAACGACCATCGAATATGGGCTGGTGGAGCGTGATATGGACGATGAGAATTTGATTGGAAGATACGAGCTCTATTTCGCTGAACGGGACACTCTCATCCAGAATGATCGGGTGGGGGAGGGCATTTCTTTTGGTGAACTTCCAGATGAACATGCAGCTGCGAAGGCTATCTTCCGATTCTTGGCGGAACAATGCGCTTCTATCTTGGAGGAATCCCCTTTTGCGATCAGCTACAACCCTGTGGCAGAAGCTTGGATAATTGAAGGAACGCTGCCTCCAGGGCATCTAGGCGGAGTTACCTATATTGCGTTAGCAAAGGAAACTGGAAAGCTGCTCATGATGTATGGGACCAGATGA